One stretch of Castor canadensis chromosome 14, mCasCan1.hap1v2, whole genome shotgun sequence DNA includes these proteins:
- the LOC141416278 gene encoding LOW QUALITY PROTEIN: disintegrin and metalloproteinase domain-containing protein 25-like (The sequence of the model RefSeq protein was modified relative to this genomic sequence to represent the inferred CDS: inserted 2 bases in 2 codons; substituted 2 bases at 2 genomic stop codons) codes for MTLVEALVHVRITLLQLWLGLLLFHSGWSQYIHAQHNSPPEVVIPLRVTGTGIVTRSPDWLSYSLYFGGQSRVVHMKTNKFLASRDLSVFTYTDQGTLLEDQLFIQNDCYYHGYVEGDPESLVALTTCLGGLQGILQINDILYEIKPKNLSGTFEHLIYKMDSEERELLSVRCAVTEEEIERQLKIQARAVSTLKQSGYEGWWIHTWIVELGVVVDHKRFLHLKRNMSKVLKEKIVIMNGINSYFSFLGVNVILVGLEVWTERNPIKITNNISSALKNFCNWKRNGFMVCIPHDPAPIYIMQTFWGRMGQAFIGSVFILPXNCAISSFLIDEVFYLAYMVTHEVGHVLGMHHDDDGLCICGQGHRHCIMNSGNVFSTQFSNYSYGXTQRNCLRNSPVRKAIFPWVQCGNGVVEDGEQCDCGSLKSCANDSCCLLGCTLKPGAACASGLCCKDCQVLPPRTLCREQDGECDLPEWCNGTSPECPEDVYVQDGLPCLGIGYCYKKICNNHHEQCKKIFGKDATSANQSCYKEMNTRGDRFGNCGMTSDGYLQCNITDVLCGRVQXENMPHIPLLKEHSTVHQIHFNEVTCWGTDYHWGMTIPDIGEVKDGTACDLEQLCIHGKCVNISSLKGTCSTNDCNMRGICNNKQHCLXHFGWDPPNCLKKGSGGSVDSGPSPLENVDVLKRGQKRIYTGLILLAFFLHFVILFAHFVED; via the exons ATGACTCTGGTTGAGGCTCTGGTGCATGTAAGGATCACCCTCCTGCAGCTCTGGCTGGGGCTATTACTCTTCCATTCTGGATGGTCCCAATATATACATGCTCAACATAACAGCCCTCCAGAAGTGGTCATACCCTTGAGGGTCACTGGCACTGGAATAGTCACAAGGTCTCCAGACTGGCTCTCCTATAGCCTGTACTTTGGAGGCCAAAGCCGTGTTGTCCACATGAAGACCAATAAGTTTTTGGCATCCAGAGATCTCTCTGTGTTCACCTACACAGACCAGGGCACTCTCCTTGAGGACCAGCTTTTTATCCAGAATGACTGCTACTACCATGGTTATGTGGAAGGGGACCCAGAATCCCTAGTTGCTCTTACCACCTGTTTGGGGGGCTTACAAGGAATACTACAGATAAATGATATTCTTTATGAAATCAAGCCCAAGAATCTTTCTGGTACATTTGAACATTTGATTTATAAGATGGACAGTGAAGAGAGAGAATTACTCTCTGTGAGATGTGCAGtaacagaagaagaaatagaacgaCAACTGAAGATTCAAGCAAGGGCTGTTTCAACTCTGAAGCAAAGTGGCTATGAAGGCTGGTGGATCCACACATGGATAGTTGAACTGGGAGTGGTGGTAGACCATAAAcgatttcttcatctgaaaaggaATATGTCAaaagtactgaaggaaaaaattgtaattatgaatggaattaattcgtacttttcttttttaggtgttAATGTTATTTTAGTTGGACTTGAGGTCTGGACTGAAAGAAAtcccataaaaataacaaataacataAGTTCTGCTCTAAAGAATTTTTGCAATTGGAAGAGAAATGGCTTCATGGTCTGCATACCCCATGACCCTGCACCAATTTACATAATGCAGACTTTTTGGGGTAGAATGGGCCAAGCCTTTATCGGATCAGTATTCATTTTGC TCAATTGTGCAATTAGTAGTTTCTTAATTGATGAAGTATTTTATTTGGCATACATGGTAACACATGAGGTGGGTCATGTTTTGGGTATGCATCATGATGATGATGGTTTGTGCATATGTGGGCAAGGGCACCGACATTGCATAATGAATTCAGGAAATGTTTTTTCAACACAATTCAGCAACTACAGTTATG ACACCCAGAGAAACTGTCTGCGTAATTCGCCAGTTCGAAAAGCCATCTTTCCATGGGTGCAATGTGGGAATGGTGTAGTTGAGGATGGAGAGCAGTGTGACTGTGGATCCTTAAAATCATGTGCAAATGATTCATGTTGCCTGCTAGGCTGTACTCTGAAACCGGGAGCTGCTTGTGCTTCGGGGCTTTGTTGTAAAGATTGCCAGGTCTTGCCACCAAGGACCTTATGCAGAGAGCAGGACGGTGAATGTGATCTTCCAGAGTGGTGTAATGGAACTTCACCAGAGTGTCCAGAAGATGTGTATGTGCAGGATGGGTTGCCTTGCCTGGGCATAGGCTACTGCTATAAAAAGATATGTAATAACCATCATGAACAGTGTAAGAAGATTTTTGGCAAGGATGCCACTAGTGCAAATCAGAGTTGCTACAAGGAAATGAACACTCGAGGTGACCGTTTTGGTAACTGTGGTATGACTAGCGATGGGTACTTACAGTGTAATATCACCGATGTCCTCTGTGGGAGAGTTCAGTGAGAGAATATGCCACATATTCCCCTTTTGAAAGAACACTCTACTGTGCATCAGATTCACTTCAATGAGGTCACCTGCTGGGGTACCGACTACCATTGGGGGATGACCATACCTGATATTGGTGAAGTTAAAGATGGCACAGCGTGTGATCTAGAACAGCTGTGCATCCACGGGAAGTGTGTCAATATATCAAGCTTAAAAGGTACATGTTCAACAAATGATTGCAACATGAGAGGGATCTGCAACAATAAACAGCACTGCCTTTGACACTTTGGGTGGGATCCACCCAACTGTCTGAAGAAAGGTTCTGGTGGTAGTGTTGATAGTGGACCATCTCCACTAGAAAACGTGGATGTTTTAAAAAGGGGGCAAAAAAGAATTTACACAGGACTGATTTTGCTagctttttttttgcattttgttattCTGTTTGCTCATTTTGTTGAGGACTAG